The genomic DNA GGCGACTTGGCCGTTCAGAACTGTCTGGCTAAAGCTGCTGCAAGTATGCCGGCCGCAATGGCTGGCAGCGGTTTTTTCAATGTCAACATGACGATTGCCGTGGTCAGCAAAGCCAGGCGTGCGCCGTTGTCACCTTTAACCGCCAGCGGAGCCAGCACCGCCACCAGCACCGAACCGGACATGGCCGTGATGAACTGCTGCACCCGATAGTTGATCGGCACGAACGACATCACGAAAACACCGCCCCACCGAGTCGCCAATGTCACCGCGGCCATTATCAAGATGATCAGCAAGGTGCCATAACCCGCCGTTTCGATGTTCATTGTTGTTTCTCCATCCACAGTGCACCCAGAACGCCTCCCGCCAAAGCCCCCACCACGACA from Pseudomonas beijingensis includes the following:
- a CDS encoding AzlD family protein — protein: MNIETAGYGTLLIILIMAAVTLATRWGGVFVMSFVPINYRVQQFITAMSGSVLVAVLAPLAVKGDNGARLALLTTAIVMLTLKKPLPAIAAGILAAALARQF